The DNA region GCGCGCTCGATGGGATCCGTGCGGGAGCGGATGCCCGGCGCTGGTAGTGGCAAATCTGTTACGCGGGGGGTCAGCGTCGAGGTGGGAGAGGTGCAGGCCGCCATCGATCTGGAGATCGTCGTCGACTACGGCGTCTCGATTGCGGATGTGGCCAGTGACGTTCGCGAGAACGTGATCTCCGCAGTGGAGCGGATGGCGGGTCTGGAAGTCGTGGAAGTCAACATCGCGGTCAGCGATGTGAAGCTGCCCGA from Streptomyces sp. NBC_01591 includes:
- a CDS encoding Asp23/Gls24 family envelope stress response protein; this translates as MTENSGVEHGRAPGSRGRTTIAEVVVEKIAGMAARDVPGVHALGSGFARSMGSVRERMPGAGSGKSVTRGVSVEVGEVQAAIDLEIVVDYGVSIADVASDVRENVISAVERMAGLEVVEVNIAVSDVKLPDEEDAEEQRQRVQ